The Streptomyces sp. NBC_00691 genome has a segment encoding these proteins:
- a CDS encoding carbohydrate ABC transporter permease, giving the protein MHRVLGDRRAIMILLGPALLLYTLIMLVPMVWSLGYSFTKGNSIEGFKGNGLANFTRLLDDPAVHDALWFTLKYAVIVTAGQVIAGYLLALLYVFFLKKASALIRTLAFFPVILPTVAVGLLFQKLFQVAPQPGPVNSLLNAFGLESIDFFGSASSAFWVLIIMDIWRSMGFYAVLLFAGLVDIPDEVLESARLDGASGLRLIRHIVLPLSLPVLMSSLIFSVNGTLKVFDSVVALTNGGPGNGTTPLTLYMFQSSFTYSEYGYGSAIALLLTVVCLLVSLAVYRVSRRDNTES; this is encoded by the coding sequence ATGCACCGCGTACTCGGTGACCGCAGGGCGATCATGATCCTGCTCGGTCCCGCACTCCTCCTCTACACCCTGATCATGCTCGTCCCCATGGTGTGGTCGCTCGGGTACTCCTTCACCAAGGGCAACTCCATCGAGGGCTTCAAGGGCAACGGCCTGGCCAACTTCACCCGGCTCCTCGACGACCCGGCCGTCCACGACGCCTTGTGGTTCACCCTCAAGTACGCGGTCATCGTCACCGCCGGCCAGGTCATCGCCGGCTACCTCCTGGCCCTGCTCTACGTCTTCTTCCTCAAGAAGGCCTCCGCGCTCATCCGCACGCTGGCCTTCTTCCCCGTCATCCTGCCCACCGTCGCGGTCGGCCTGCTCTTCCAGAAGCTCTTCCAGGTCGCCCCCCAGCCCGGCCCCGTCAACTCCCTGCTCAACGCCTTCGGCCTGGAGTCCATCGACTTCTTCGGCAGCGCGAGCAGCGCCTTCTGGGTCCTGATCATCATGGACATCTGGCGTTCCATGGGCTTCTACGCCGTCCTGCTCTTCGCCGGCCTCGTCGACATTCCCGACGAGGTCCTGGAGTCCGCCCGCCTCGACGGCGCCTCCGGCCTGCGCCTGATCCGCCACATCGTCCTGCCGCTCTCGCTTCCCGTTCTCATGTCGTCGCTGATTTTCAGCGTCAACGGCACCCTCAAGGTCTTCGACTCCGTCGTCGCCCTCACCAACGGCGGCCCCGGCAACGGAACCACCCCGCTGACCCTGTACATGTTCCAGTCGTCGTTCACCTACAGCGAGTACGGCTACGGCAGCGCGATCGCGCTGCTCCTGACCGTGGTCTGCCTGCTGGTGAGCCTGGCGGTCTACCGCGTCTCGCGGCGCGACAACACGGAGAGCTGA